A stretch of the Cytophagia bacterium CHB2 genome encodes the following:
- a CDS encoding phenylacetate--CoA ligase, with amino-acid sequence NKLIKASKWQELDEYKRHVIDQGLNILRAHENIKCVFTTPKLLEALCEKINLVKYGITGIFCGGTEMNAQFHRFAREELVPGVDFVPTYGNTLMGLACHKPFDPKDNYAITYYPPAPRAVFEIVDPDDTGKRVDYGETGRVMLTTLTKEFFMPRFLERDEGERAAPIEPYPWDGVSNLRLFSRFQESVVVGVY; translated from the coding sequence AACAAGCTCATCAAAGCCAGCAAATGGCAGGAGCTCGATGAATACAAGCGCCATGTCATCGATCAGGGTTTGAACATTTTGCGCGCGCATGAAAATATCAAATGCGTTTTCACCACGCCCAAGCTGCTGGAAGCGTTGTGTGAGAAAATCAATCTGGTGAAATACGGCATTACCGGCATCTTCTGCGGCGGCACGGAGATGAATGCGCAGTTTCACCGTTTCGCGCGTGAAGAACTCGTGCCCGGCGTGGATTTCGTGCCGACTTACGGCAATACGCTGATGGGACTCGCCTGCCACAAGCCGTTCGATCCCAAAGACAATTACGCCATCACCTATTATCCGCCTGCGCCTCGCGCGGTGTTCGAAATCGTCGATCCCGATGATACGGGTAAACGCGTCGATTACGGCGAAACCGGGCGTGTGATGCTCACGACCTTGACGAAAGAATTCTTTATGCCGCGCTTTCTTGAACGTGATGAAGGCGAACGCGCCGCGCCGATCGAGCCGTATCCCTGGGACGGGGTCAGCAATTTGCGCCTGTTCTCGCGGTTTCAGGAATCCGTCGTGGTTGGCGTGTATTAA
- a CDS encoding aldehyde dehydrogenase family protein, whose protein sequence is MLHIPLLRAGRPYKSLETAPLKHFRDHEPVAVVSQANTGVIAKDLAQAESHRRRLQEIPIKELLNICSRAADFFMNAELPLDGVSQSPQDYVLQLSSTTGMPHVLCRNNMEKIRRVLAEMPEILHGLMHGLDLEILDSGWVVKNESLLSFFCQANALGAILPSNSPGVHSLWLPAIPLKVPLVLKPGREEPWTPYRVAQAFIAAGCPAEAFNYYPSAHSGATEILLRCNRSMFFGDQSSVRAWAKDPRVEIHGPGWSKIIIAEDQISRWEEYLEVMVTSIAANGGRSCLNASGIWVPSHGREIAEVLAQRLAAIEARAMDDPQAQISAFTNRKFAQRINDMIEQQLHVAGAEDLTAKYRGGKRLVEKDGCTFLLPTVVWCEDAEHPLANVEFLFPFASVVQAPQNELLSRIGTTLVLTAITENEAFTRALFSSPNVDRLNIGPIPTNKILWDQPHEGNLFEHLYRQRALQLMVKA, encoded by the coding sequence ATGCTTCACATTCCCCTCCTCCGCGCGGGCCGGCCTTACAAAAGCCTGGAAACGGCGCCGCTCAAGCATTTTCGCGATCACGAGCCGGTGGCCGTCGTCAGTCAAGCCAACACCGGCGTGATTGCCAAAGATTTGGCGCAAGCAGAAAGCCATCGTCGCCGCTTGCAAGAAATTCCCATCAAAGAATTGCTGAACATCTGCAGCCGCGCCGCAGATTTTTTCATGAATGCTGAATTGCCGCTTGACGGCGTTTCGCAAAGTCCGCAGGATTATGTGCTGCAATTGTCCTCCACCACGGGCATGCCGCATGTGCTTTGCCGCAACAACATGGAAAAAATCCGGCGCGTGCTGGCGGAAATGCCGGAGATTCTGCACGGGCTCATGCACGGCCTCGATCTCGAGATTCTGGACTCCGGCTGGGTCGTGAAAAACGAAAGCTTGCTGAGTTTTTTCTGCCAGGCCAATGCGCTCGGCGCAATTTTGCCCAGCAACTCACCGGGCGTGCATTCGCTATGGCTGCCTGCGATTCCGCTGAAAGTTCCGCTCGTGCTCAAACCCGGCCGTGAAGAACCCTGGACGCCTTATCGCGTAGCACAGGCGTTCATTGCCGCAGGTTGCCCGGCAGAGGCATTCAACTATTATCCTTCTGCTCATTCCGGCGCGACCGAAATTCTGCTGCGCTGCAACCGGTCGATGTTTTTCGGAGATCAAAGCAGTGTGCGCGCCTGGGCCAAAGACCCGCGCGTGGAGATTCACGGACCCGGTTGGAGCAAAATCATCATTGCCGAAGATCAAATTTCGCGCTGGGAAGAATATCTCGAGGTGATGGTAACCTCGATCGCTGCCAATGGCGGGCGGTCGTGCTTGAATGCTTCCGGCATTTGGGTTCCGTCGCATGGCCGCGAAATTGCCGAGGTGTTGGCGCAGCGCTTGGCCGCCATCGAAGCGCGGGCGATGGATGATCCTCAGGCACAGATTTCCGCCTTCACCAACAGGAAATTCGCGCAGCGCATCAACGACATGATCGAGCAACAGCTTCATGTTGCCGGCGCTGAGGATTTGACCGCGAAATACCGCGGCGGCAAACGCCTGGTGGAAAAAGACGGCTGCACGTTTTTGCTGCCGACTGTGGTATGGTGTGAAGATGCCGAACATCCGCTGGCAAACGTGGAATTTTTGTTTCCCTTTGCCAGCGTGGTGCAAGCGCCGCAAAACGAATTGCTCTCACGCATCGGAACGACTTTGGTGTTGACGGCGATAACAGAAAACGAGGCATTCACGCGCGCGCTTTTTTCCTCGCCCAATGTCGATCGCCTCAACATCGGACCGATTCCAACGAACAAAATTCTTTGGGATCAACCGCACGAAGGCAATTTGTTCGAGCATCTTTATCGCCAGCGCGCCTTGCAGTTGATGGTGAAAGCGTGA